From Glycine max cultivar Williams 82 chromosome 11, Glycine_max_v4.0, whole genome shotgun sequence, the proteins below share one genomic window:
- the LOC100803819 gene encoding ribosomal RNA small subunit methyltransferase H, producing the protein MTMLSKISSSLLLSLSSKPKPKPICNPFLLSRSAATKHQKNKKENAKAALAKEKRRTRSDKQFNRDAIIERCRINDIDTDTKFSHVPVMLGEVLDVFSNSTLTSFVDCTLGAAGHSTAVIRGHPELKYLVGMDVDSLAHDIAQPRLDAVLNAGVKAITVLRNFRDVKSVLREIAELHLLGVDAILMDLGMSSMQVDDPARGFSVLGDGPLDMRMDPQASLKAEDILNSWPDSEVGRILREYGEESNWRTLQKKIVNARLYGGLHSTSDLLDLIRRVTPPMKGGRQGWIKTATRVFQALRIAVNDELKTLEDSLYSCFDCLAPGGRLAVISFHSLEDRIVKQTFLNIIKGREDVEERESLNSVLRNTSDEIKEKEAWIKQVIYGSNGTILTKRPITPSGEEEKLNRRSRSAKLRVIQKH; encoded by the exons ATGACGATGCTTTCCAAGATATCATCATCACTGTTACTATCACTATCCTCCAAACCCAAACCCAAACCCATTTGCAACCCCTTTCTGCTTTCTCGTTCAGCCGCCACAAAACATCAGAAGAATAAAAAGGAGAACGCAAAAGCAGCGTTGGCGAAGGAGAAGCGCAGAACCCGTTCCGATAAGCAGTTCAACAGAGACGCAATAATCGAGCGTTGCAGAATAAACGACATTGACACCGACACCAAGTTCTCTCACGTTCCCGTTATGCTGGGCGAGGTCTTGGACGTCTTTTCCAACTCCACACTAACCTCCTTCGTCGATTGCACTCTGGGCGCCGCGGGTCACTCCACCGCC GTTATTAGGGGCCATCCAGAGTTGAAGTATTTGGTGGGGATGGACGTGGACTCTCTAGCACACGACATCGCCCAGCCTCGTCTTGATGCCGTTTTGAACGCTGGTGTCAAAGCGATTACCGTTTTGAGGAATTTTAGAGACGTCAAGTCTGTGCTTAGAGAAATCGCTGAGCTACACTTGTTGGGGGTTGACGCCATCTTAATGGACTTGGGAATGTCATCTATGCAG gTGGACGATCCTGCGAGAGGATTCAGTGTGCTTGGTGATGGACCCCTTGATATGCGGATGGATCCTCAG GCAAGTCTTAAAGCAGAAGACATATTAAATTCCTGGCCAGATTCTGAAGTGGGCCGTATCCTAAGAGAGTATGGGGAAGAAAGTAATTGGAGAACTCTGCAAAAGAAAATTGTCAATGCCCGATTATATGGCGGATTGCATTCGACCAGTGACTTACTAGATCTTATTCGGCGTGTGACTCCTCCAATGAAAG GTGGAAGGCAAGGTTGGATAAAGACGGCAACCCGGGTGTTTCAAGCTCTGAGAATCGCTGTTAATGATGAATTGAAGACACTTGAGGATTCTCTCTATTCTTGTTTTGATTGCCTTGCACCTGGGGGTAGGCTTGCTGTCATATCTTTTCATAGTCTAGAGGACAGAATTGTGAAACAGACATTTCTTAACATAATCAAAGGGAGGGAAGATGTGGAAGAAAGGGAGAGCCTCAACAGTGTTTTGAGGAACACTAGTGatgaaatcaaagaaaaagaagcatgGATAAAGCAAGTGATATATGGATCAAATGGAACAATTCTCACAAAAAGACCAATCACGCCAtcaggagaagaagaaaaattgaacCGCCGAAGTAGAAGTGCAAAGCTCAGGGTTATTCAGAAGCACTGA